In Candidatus Hydrogenedentota bacterium, a single window of DNA contains:
- the thiD gene encoding bifunctional hydroxymethylpyrimidine kinase/phosphomethylpyrimidine kinase encodes MTIAGSDSGGGAGIQADLKTFTALGVYGMSAITALTAQNTQGVAGVHDVPADFVALQIDHVARDIGVDAAKTGMLSNAEIIEAVAESVRCNHIDLLVVDPVMVAKSGDSLLQESAREALIRHILPLAYVVTPNTSEAAVLTGSPIETADAMQDAAREIYDLGPRHVLIKGGHMSGDVVEDLLYDGRAFHTFRASRIDTKNTHGTGCTLSAAITAYLAKGSSTVTAVEAAKSYVTEAIRRSLALGSGHGPLNHVWQFGLLG; translated from the coding sequence ATGACCATTGCCGGAAGCGATTCGGGCGGGGGCGCGGGTATTCAGGCCGATCTGAAGACCTTTACGGCCCTGGGCGTGTACGGCATGTCGGCGATTACCGCGTTGACGGCTCAGAATACGCAGGGAGTTGCGGGCGTTCATGATGTGCCCGCGGATTTTGTGGCGCTGCAGATCGATCACGTGGCACGCGATATCGGAGTGGATGCCGCCAAGACGGGGATGCTGTCGAACGCCGAGATCATCGAGGCCGTGGCCGAAAGCGTGCGGTGCAATCACATCGATTTGCTCGTGGTCGATCCGGTGATGGTGGCCAAGAGCGGCGACTCATTGTTGCAGGAATCCGCGCGAGAAGCGCTCATTCGCCATATTCTGCCGCTGGCGTACGTGGTGACGCCCAACACGTCGGAGGCTGCCGTGCTTACGGGCAGTCCCATCGAGACCGCGGATGCCATGCAGGATGCGGCCCGCGAGATCTACGATCTGGGGCCGCGTCACGTGCTGATTAAGGGCGGCCACATGAGCGGCGACGTTGTCGAGGATCTGTTGTATGACGGACGCGCGTTTCACACGTTTCGCGCGTCACGCATCGACACCAAGAACACGCACGGAACGGGATGCACGCTGTCTGCCGCGATTACGGCATACTTGGCGAAAGGCAGCAGTACCGTCACAGCGGTAGAAGCCGCGAAGTCTTATGTAACCGAGGCCATTCGGCGCTCGTTGGCATTGGGCTCGGGTCACGGGCCGCTGAATCACGTTTGGCAATTCGGATTATTGGGATAG
- a CDS encoding PP2C family protein-serine/threonine phosphatase — protein sequence MALRFQTRLSIAMSMLIVAAVSAMAFIVLLASIASIAEHYRRFGLTVTKLSTRNIEYGASLPGRVMDRVGEQMVVSALMLAELVDTAENQAKLSPEAISEKLKRVVTDSKRLKGYPLIDDLWVTDESGRIYIGANPVPPLQITPDPALNPQSHVFYPLLEPGAMPIVQDFQPRDSDGKKFKYVGVSGVDKPRIIQVGAGEQLVEGIQSEFSVQNVLDRFFPDLDVASMLVVDSSGTVLASVGEQDMPRERIADSGVIRFCVEFLNDKEETRSFQTRPIGYEFGVVTRLRGNEGEKPRALYIQHRTDEGRQLIRSTFAYLFALSAITILVAVLVIMLLSRGLSHPVKVLAQGAREFGKGNLDHRVSLDTRDEMQRLATAFNTMADSLQRQMREIEEQTSARERLESELAIAAEMQRSLLPEQAPAVEGLEVAGWSHPAREVGGDFYDLIPLGPGRIGVAIGDGTGKGLPAALLTSECWSIFRAIAEDLESPAAVLSRTNNALCKRVGASGRFVTMFYMVIDANNGVLRYAQGGHNPPMIVGADSGRMQALRSKWGMPLGVEADCQFEDREVLLDPADTIVLYSDGITEARGADNRLYGEARFCEVLNGCTGFSLEELIARVRSDVQLHTQDIEIADDMTLVALRWRAQDALRGDPPDAGEAA from the coding sequence ATGGCGTTGCGGTTCCAGACGCGTTTGAGCATTGCGATGAGCATGCTCATCGTGGCGGCCGTGAGCGCCATGGCCTTCATCGTTCTTCTGGCATCGATAGCCTCCATCGCGGAACACTATCGCCGGTTTGGTCTGACGGTGACCAAGCTTTCGACGCGCAACATCGAGTATGGGGCGTCGCTGCCGGGGCGCGTGATGGACCGGGTGGGTGAGCAGATGGTGGTGAGCGCGCTCATGCTCGCGGAGCTGGTCGATACGGCGGAAAACCAAGCGAAGCTGTCGCCCGAGGCGATCTCGGAGAAGCTGAAGCGGGTGGTCACGGACTCGAAGAGGCTCAAAGGGTATCCACTGATCGACGATCTGTGGGTAACCGACGAGAGTGGGCGCATCTATATCGGCGCGAATCCCGTGCCTCCGCTTCAGATCACGCCAGACCCCGCGCTTAATCCGCAGAGCCACGTTTTTTACCCGCTGCTGGAACCCGGCGCGATGCCCATTGTTCAGGACTTTCAGCCACGCGACTCGGACGGCAAGAAGTTCAAGTATGTGGGCGTCAGCGGCGTCGACAAGCCCCGCATTATCCAAGTGGGCGCAGGTGAGCAACTCGTCGAAGGGATACAATCCGAATTCTCGGTCCAGAATGTACTCGACCGATTCTTCCCTGATTTGGATGTGGCCAGCATGCTTGTCGTGGATTCGTCCGGGACGGTCCTTGCTTCCGTGGGAGAGCAGGATATGCCACGTGAACGTATCGCCGACTCTGGAGTCATTCGGTTTTGCGTTGAATTCCTCAACGACAAGGAGGAGACGCGGAGTTTTCAGACGCGCCCCATCGGGTATGAATTTGGCGTGGTGACCCGGTTGCGGGGAAACGAAGGCGAAAAGCCACGCGCTTTGTATATTCAGCACCGCACCGATGAGGGTCGGCAGCTTATCCGCAGCACGTTTGCCTACTTGTTCGCGCTCAGTGCGATCACCATTCTTGTTGCCGTACTGGTCATCATGTTGCTCAGCCGCGGTTTGTCGCACCCCGTCAAGGTCTTGGCGCAGGGAGCGCGCGAGTTCGGCAAGGGCAACCTCGATCACCGGGTCTCGCTGGACACACGGGACGAGATGCAGCGGCTGGCGACGGCCTTCAACACAATGGCCGATTCGCTGCAGCGTCAGATGCGGGAGATTGAAGAACAGACCTCCGCGAGGGAGCGACTTGAAAGCGAACTCGCCATTGCCGCGGAAATGCAGCGGTCCCTGTTGCCGGAGCAAGCTCCCGCCGTCGAAGGCCTGGAGGTGGCGGGGTGGTCTCATCCCGCGCGCGAGGTGGGGGGCGACTTTTACGATCTTATACCGCTGGGTCCGGGTCGTATTGGCGTTGCCATTGGCGACGGCACGGGCAAGGGATTGCCAGCGGCCCTTCTCACCAGCGAATGTTGGAGCATTTTCCGCGCAATTGCCGAAGATCTCGAATCGCCCGCGGCCGTGCTCTCGAGAACCAACAATGCCTTGTGCAAGCGCGTGGGCGCAAGCGGCCGTTTCGTTACGATGTTCTACATGGTCATTGACGCCAACAACGGTGTATTGCGGTATGCGCAGGGAGGGCACAACCCGCCCATGATCGTGGGCGCCGATTCCGGGCGCATGCAGGCGTTGCGAAGCAAATGGGGTATGCCGCTTGGCGTCGAGGCGGACTGCCAATTTGAGGACCGGGAGGTCCTGCTCGATCCCGCCGACACCATCGTGTTGTATAGCGACGGCATCACGGAGGCCAGAGGAGCGGATAATCGGCTCTACGGAGAGGCGCGGTTCTGCGAAGTCCTGAATGGGTGCACGGGGTTCAGTCTGGAAGAACTCATCGCGCGAGTGCGCAGCGACGTGCAACTGCACACCCAGGACATCGAAATTGCCGACGACATGACCTTGGTTGCCCTCCGGTGGCGCGCTCAGGACGCCCTGCGCGGCGACCCCCCGGATGCAGGCGAGGCGGCCTGA
- a CDS encoding alpha-L-fucosidase: protein MKYRLILAAVAIAVGVAVGSAAQETKYEPTWESLDTRPLPQWFADAKFGIFIHWGLYSVPSWGPKDQYAEWYWNHMQDKNGETWKFHEKTYGADFKYQDFVPMFQAELFNPDEWANVFKRSGAKYIVLTSKHHEGFCLWPSAQAWNWNAVDVGPHRDLAGDLIASVHNAGLRMGFYYSIYEWYNPLYLSNVDQYVDQHMLPQLKDLVQRYKPDIVWPDGEWDRPSAEWKSTEFLAWLYNESNAPKDVVVNDRWGKECRNVHGGFATPEYGHLPKGRLTDMQRWEECQGMGKSFGYNRNESAENYRSATELLHLLIDCASRGGNLLLDIGPTADGRIPAIMEQRLLDMGKWLDVNGEAIYGTTKWREVSDGELVRYTTKGGAVYAICLQWPGQTLTLANVKPGADVKVSMLGVDSPVACKTADGKLVIDVPQLTPDKVPCAHAYVFKLTGVE, encoded by the coding sequence ATGAAATACCGTTTGATTCTCGCCGCGGTTGCTATCGCAGTTGGCGTAGCCGTTGGTTCGGCCGCGCAGGAAACCAAATATGAACCGACATGGGAATCGTTGGACACACGTCCACTGCCCCAGTGGTTCGCCGATGCAAAGTTCGGCATTTTCATTCATTGGGGTCTGTATTCGGTGCCGTCGTGGGGACCGAAGGACCAGTACGCCGAGTGGTATTGGAATCACATGCAGGACAAGAATGGGGAGACCTGGAAGTTCCACGAGAAGACATACGGCGCGGACTTCAAGTACCAGGACTTTGTGCCGATGTTCCAGGCGGAACTGTTCAATCCGGACGAGTGGGCCAACGTATTCAAGCGGTCGGGGGCCAAGTACATCGTACTGACGTCGAAGCACCACGAGGGATTTTGCCTTTGGCCCAGCGCGCAGGCGTGGAACTGGAACGCGGTTGACGTAGGTCCTCACCGAGATCTAGCGGGCGATCTGATTGCTTCTGTGCACAACGCGGGCCTGCGCATGGGCTTCTACTACTCCATCTATGAGTGGTACAACCCGCTGTACCTTTCGAATGTCGATCAATATGTCGATCAGCACATGCTTCCCCAGCTCAAGGACCTGGTGCAGCGTTACAAGCCGGATATCGTCTGGCCGGACGGTGAATGGGATCGGCCGAGCGCGGAGTGGAAGAGCACCGAGTTCCTGGCGTGGTTGTATAACGAATCCAACGCGCCGAAAGACGTCGTTGTGAATGACCGCTGGGGCAAGGAATGCCGTAACGTTCACGGCGGTTTCGCGACGCCGGAGTATGGGCACTTGCCGAAAGGCCGCTTGACCGACATGCAGCGATGGGAAGAGTGCCAGGGCATGGGCAAGTCGTTCGGTTACAACCGCAACGAAAGCGCCGAGAACTACCGTTCGGCAACCGAGCTGCTTCATTTGCTCATCGATTGCGCGAGCCGCGGCGGGAACCTTCTGCTGGATATCGGCCCCACCGCCGACGGACGAATCCCCGCCATTATGGAGCAGCGCTTGCTCGATATGGGCAAATGGCTTGACGTTAACGGCGAGGCCATCTATGGCACCACCAAGTGGCGTGAAGTGAGCGACGGAGAATTGGTTCGCTATACGACCAAGGGAGGCGCGGTCTACGCGATTTGCCTGCAGTGGCCGGGGCAGACGTTGACCTTGGCCAATGTGAAGCCCGGCGCGGATGTGAAGGTATCGATGCTGGGCGTGGACTCGCCGGTTGCGTGCAAGACCGCAGACGGCAAGCTAGTGATCGACGTGCCACAACTCACGCCGGACAAGGTTCCGTGCGCGCACGCGTACGTGTTCAAGCTAACGGGAGTCGAGTAA
- a CDS encoding STAS domain-containing protein, translating into MSEQQLLRFEERGVITIGHIDAASVLDALNVTQFGKEVLEYATAHPGLNLLLDFQRVQYLSSTVLTELLRIHQVCKDSGGGLRLCGLNKDIQRVFEITNLDKMFTMYGALDDAILRYARSLTIEAEEQAWSHLTKDV; encoded by the coding sequence ATGAGTGAGCAACAGTTGTTGCGTTTTGAAGAGCGAGGCGTGATCACGATTGGCCACATTGACGCAGCGAGCGTCTTGGATGCCCTTAACGTGACGCAATTCGGCAAAGAGGTCCTGGAGTACGCAACCGCGCACCCGGGGCTCAACTTGCTGTTGGATTTCCAGCGGGTGCAGTACCTGTCGAGTACCGTGCTGACGGAGCTTCTGCGGATCCATCAAGTGTGCAAGGATTCCGGAGGCGGTTTGCGCCTGTGCGGGCTCAACAAGGACATACAGCGCGTGTTCGAGATCACGAACCTGGACAAGATGTTCACCATGTACGGGGCGCTCGACGATGCAATCCTCCGGTATGCGCGTTCACTCACGATTGAAGCCGAGGAGCAGGCCTGGTCGCATCTGACTAAGGACGTGTAA
- a CDS encoding site-2 protease family protein: MKWSWRLGRIFGIGVYLHWTFLLLLAGIGFANLYQSGDAVKAAAGIATILLLFGIVLLHELGHSLMARYFGIGTKDITLLPIGGLARLERMPEDPKQEFFVAIAGPAVNVVLAIVCFALLLLQGPADESMHLPKLVGGDLLPWLTMVNVSLVVFNMLPAFPMDGGRVLRALLATRMPYARATRIAANVGQAMALLFGLVGLLSQNFLLVFIALFVWLGAEGEASMAQIKSSLGGFPVSQAMITEFQTLRSSDPLSNAVEHVLASFQQDFPVVEDGRLLGILTYAGMVKALAEEGSATPAGSVMETTFETVAPTDSLESVFQQLQQCNCPAMPVIEDGHLVGLLTPHNVSEFIMVQNAMHQARGAA, translated from the coding sequence ATGAAATGGTCGTGGCGATTAGGCCGCATCTTTGGAATCGGCGTCTATCTGCATTGGACGTTCCTGCTCTTGCTCGCCGGAATAGGGTTCGCGAACCTTTACCAGAGCGGCGACGCCGTTAAAGCCGCAGCGGGAATCGCCACCATTCTGCTTCTATTCGGCATTGTGCTCCTGCACGAGCTTGGCCATTCACTGATGGCCCGCTACTTCGGCATCGGTACAAAGGACATCACGCTCCTGCCCATCGGCGGCTTGGCGCGATTGGAGCGCATGCCCGAAGACCCCAAACAAGAGTTCTTCGTCGCCATCGCCGGCCCCGCCGTCAACGTCGTTCTGGCCATCGTGTGCTTTGCCCTGTTGTTGCTTCAGGGCCCTGCCGATGAGTCCATGCACTTACCGAAGCTCGTTGGCGGAGACCTCCTTCCGTGGCTCACAATGGTCAACGTCTCGTTGGTCGTATTTAATATGCTGCCTGCATTTCCCATGGACGGCGGCCGCGTGTTGCGCGCTCTCCTGGCCACACGCATGCCCTACGCGAGAGCGACCCGTATCGCTGCAAACGTTGGTCAAGCGATGGCCCTCTTGTTCGGGCTGGTGGGCCTGTTGTCCCAGAACTTTCTCCTGGTCTTCATCGCGCTCTTCGTGTGGCTCGGCGCGGAGGGCGAGGCGTCCATGGCGCAAATCAAATCCTCGCTGGGCGGATTTCCCGTTAGTCAGGCAATGATCACCGAGTTTCAGACTTTGCGTTCGTCCGATCCCCTAAGCAACGCGGTGGAACACGTCCTTGCGAGCTTTCAACAGGACTTCCCCGTTGTCGAAGACGGCCGCCTTCTGGGCATCCTGACGTACGCGGGTATGGTCAAAGCGCTGGCTGAAGAAGGGTCGGCAACGCCCGCGGGTTCCGTCATGGAAACGACGTTTGAGACTGTAGCGCCAACCGATTCCCTGGAATCGGTCTTTCAGCAATTGCAGCAGTGCAATTGTCCTGCCATGCCCGTGATAGAAGACGGACACCTCGTGGGTCTTCTCACGCCGCACAACGTCAGCGAATTCATCATGGTGCAGAACGCAATGCATCAAGCACGCGGCGCGGCGTAA
- a CDS encoding NupC/NupG family nucleoside CNT transporter yields MSLRLVSLLGLFVLIGMAWAMSENRKAAPWRLVVWGVVLQFGIGILILHTSLHDAVFRGMKVVTTVLTECTTVGSRFVFGNLVEDTNINALMAFQVLPVIIFVSALAAILQHLKVIQVVVQAIAWLMKRTLKTSGAETFAAALLIFTGIESVTAVKAYLGKMTRSELCTVMTTFMATIAGSVLIIYATFGAEPGHLLTASLMSAPAAIVISKLMVPETGCPETSGNARVRIETSSRNVIDAAAQGTSQGLAMALQVAAMIIAFIALVHLLDLMLSVTGYTFVDVLAVVFRPFAYLLGVSSSDAATLAQLLGKKTVLNEFLAYLDLKTCIEQGTLSPRGVVIATYALCGFANPGSAGIMIAGLDVLVPERRGEVCELSVRAFIGGTLACFMTACVAGVLIRG; encoded by the coding sequence ATGTCTCTGCGACTGGTAAGCCTACTGGGTCTGTTTGTTCTGATTGGCATGGCGTGGGCGATGTCCGAGAATCGCAAGGCCGCACCGTGGCGCTTGGTGGTATGGGGTGTAGTACTTCAATTCGGAATAGGCATTCTCATACTTCACACATCGTTGCACGACGCTGTATTTCGCGGCATGAAAGTCGTCACCACCGTATTGACCGAATGCACGACCGTCGGGTCGCGGTTTGTGTTCGGGAATCTGGTGGAAGACACGAACATCAACGCGCTGATGGCATTTCAGGTACTGCCGGTAATCATCTTCGTGTCTGCACTCGCGGCAATCCTTCAGCACCTGAAAGTCATTCAAGTCGTGGTGCAGGCCATTGCGTGGCTCATGAAGCGCACGTTGAAAACATCGGGCGCGGAGACCTTTGCCGCCGCGTTGCTCATCTTCACAGGGATTGAGTCGGTTACGGCGGTCAAGGCATACCTTGGCAAGATGACGCGGTCGGAATTGTGCACCGTGATGACCACATTCATGGCGACGATTGCGGGCAGTGTATTGATCATTTATGCCACGTTCGGCGCGGAGCCTGGCCATTTGCTCACGGCTTCATTGATGAGCGCGCCGGCTGCCATTGTCATCTCGAAACTCATGGTGCCGGAAACCGGTTGCCCCGAAACGTCGGGCAATGCGCGCGTGCGCATCGAGACATCCAGCCGAAACGTAATTGATGCCGCGGCGCAAGGCACGTCACAAGGGTTGGCGATGGCATTGCAGGTGGCAGCCATGATCATTGCCTTCATCGCATTGGTACACTTGCTGGACTTGATGTTGTCGGTCACAGGATATACATTCGTCGATGTGCTGGCTGTCGTCTTTCGTCCGTTCGCCTATTTGCTGGGTGTGTCATCCAGCGATGCGGCTACGCTTGCCCAGCTGCTGGGCAAGAAGACGGTGTTGAACGAATTCCTTGCATACCTTGATTTGAAGACCTGTATTGAACAAGGCACGTTGTCGCCACGCGGCGTCGTGATTGCCACGTACGCTCTGTGCGGATTTGCCAATCCTGGAAGCGCGGGAATCATGATTGCCGGGCTTGACGTGCTGGTTCCGGAGCGGCGCGGCGAGGTGTGCGAATTGAGCGTGAGGGCCTTCATCGGCGGCACGCTGGCGTGTTTCATGACCGCCTGTGTCGCGGGAGTTCTTATTCGTGGGTGA
- a CDS encoding metallophosphoesterase has protein sequence MPQANVESRLEKAYVEAKSLDIDLNTARIIVFSDQHKGKGDGADDFRDCKRAYHAALGYYLEKGHSLFILGDAEELWECKAQDVIARYGDTLELERKFASEGNRYVRFFGNHDLKWSKDVEVMKFLKPILGDGLEVVEGLKLRVLKKGKPLGTLFFVHGHQGDPASDDFASFSKYVVRYAWGTWQRLTGTKSATPATDFNLRKEHELAMYEWARTKKDVVMIAGHTHHPVFESTSLSATRSKELQELKAGLKGLKGAKLAQQQEKIALASAKLNWAQAQHPDSFAEIENIKPCYFNSGCCCFSDGDITGIEICDGSIQLVRWPDDNGDPAPKEFENARANLEEVFAACAK, from the coding sequence ATGCCTCAAGCAAACGTGGAGTCCCGGCTCGAGAAAGCCTACGTAGAAGCGAAGTCGCTCGATATTGACTTGAACACGGCCCGCATCATCGTGTTCTCCGATCAACACAAAGGCAAGGGCGACGGCGCGGACGATTTCCGGGACTGCAAACGCGCCTACCATGCCGCCCTCGGCTACTACCTTGAAAAAGGACATAGCCTATTCATTCTGGGCGATGCGGAAGAACTCTGGGAATGCAAGGCGCAAGACGTAATCGCGCGTTACGGAGACACCCTGGAATTGGAGCGGAAGTTTGCGAGCGAAGGCAACCGATACGTCCGGTTCTTTGGAAACCACGACCTGAAATGGAGCAAGGACGTCGAGGTTATGAAGTTCCTCAAACCCATCTTGGGAGACGGCCTGGAGGTCGTAGAAGGACTGAAACTTCGTGTACTCAAGAAGGGCAAACCGCTGGGGACTCTGTTCTTCGTTCATGGACATCAGGGAGATCCCGCAAGCGACGACTTCGCCAGTTTCAGCAAGTACGTCGTACGGTACGCGTGGGGAACATGGCAACGTCTCACTGGAACCAAGTCCGCGACGCCGGCCACCGACTTCAACCTCCGCAAGGAACACGAACTTGCGATGTACGAGTGGGCCAGAACGAAGAAGGATGTCGTAATGATAGCCGGCCATACCCACCATCCGGTGTTCGAGTCCACTTCATTGTCGGCAACCCGGTCCAAAGAACTCCAGGAACTGAAGGCAGGATTGAAAGGGCTGAAAGGCGCCAAACTGGCTCAGCAGCAAGAGAAAATAGCCCTCGCTTCCGCGAAGCTAAACTGGGCGCAAGCACAACATCCCGACTCCTTCGCAGAGATAGAGAACATCAAGCCCTGTTACTTCAACAGTGGATGCTGTTGCTTCTCGGACGGCGATATTACCGGGATCGAAATCTGCGACGGTTCAATCCAGCTCGTTCGTTGGCCTGACGACAACGGCGATCCAGCGCCAAAGGAGTTTGAGAATGCAAGGGCGAACCTCGAAGAGGTCTTTGCCGCTTGCGCCAAGTAG